The segment ATTATCGAGTCCGGCCTGATACACAAAAGGCCTTAAATCCAATAAAGGTGCAGGATGGCGAGCTCAAACGAGGTAACCCAGGACTTTCTCGATTCGGTGCAATATCAACCCGAATCGATACTGCAGTACGAGTGCGTCTACGGCGAGGATTTCGTCAGCCCGGGCGGCAAAGCCCTGGCTCAGGAGATGATCGGGCGCCTGGAGCTTGCGCCGGGGTCACGGGTGCTCGATGTCGGCTGTGGGCTCGGCGGCAGTTCGTTCGTCATGGCGCGCGAGTTCGACTTGAAGGTCGACGGCATCGACCTGTCGAAAAACATGCTTGAAATAGCTAACCGCAAGCTGACCGCCTACGGCCTCGCCGGGCAAGTTAATCTCGAGTGGAAGGATTGCCTGCAACTCGATTGTGACGGCTTTTACGACGCGATTTACAGTCGCGACGTGTTTTTACATATCCACGATAAATCTC is part of the Gammaproteobacteria bacterium genome and harbors:
- a CDS encoding methyltransferase domain-containing protein, producing MASSNEVTQDFLDSVQYQPESILQYECVYGEDFVSPGGKALAQEMIGRLELAPGSRVLDVGCGLGGSSFVMAREFDLKVDGIDLSKNMLEIANRKLTAYGLAGQVNLEWKDCLQLDCDGFYDAIYSRDVFLHIHDKSRLFPVLHAALCTGGRLLFTDYCCGPKPWSDEFTDYVREREYDLHTPEAYAGLIENAGFRSVIGEDISARFTELLQAETARIAEAGLEASVREKLLDSWQQKIERSKAGDQRWGFFTAVK